From the Planctomycetota bacterium genome, one window contains:
- a CDS encoding VacB/RNase II family 3'-5' exoribonuclease, protein MPRRFTDRIIQHLSHDGERAMEADVVAHRLRIEDDERAAFHAAVKLLATDGRIELDPKGRLRLPLHEDEVTGRLFVTQKGHGFVRPDRVSRDGDLFLQAGNLGDAMSGDRVRCAVIRKNRSWSAPVRGAASESGVTGRVLEVLERGRTRFTGTLAQDGKRWIVQPDGKAFRGEPIIVRDPHAKDAKAGDKVTLDLVRFPSEGVLAEGAIVEVLGPAGRPDVETSAVMRLFQLSEGFSEKVASEAALAAISFERESAGPWKKEERLDLTDTLTWTIDPPDAKDYDDACSVHFDAESNTWELMVHIADVSHFVTQGSELDMEAAERGNSTYLPRRVVPMLPETLSNGVCSLQEGVPRFCKTSIMRFDARGRPLESHFASTVIKSDKRLTYLEAQNLIDGRTAEAKKHARSDTEPTDEVVANLRLADQLAKILKKRRMAQGQLVLDLPVSVLVYDEAGHVIDAVPEDNAFTHTLIEMFMVEANESVARLFAELDIPLIRRIHPPPAFKTMEELRTFARSVGFRLPDEPERQDLLALLEKTRGSDSARAVHMAVLKTLSKATYSPAMIGHYALASEHYTHFTSPIRRYPDLLVHRALQAWLDHTENGTVVPGGKKRKAFQHQLEGDARCLDEVRLAEAGRHCSDTEVNSESAERDLRAFLVLQFLHENHMGDEMDAVVTNLAPAGVWVSINRYLADGLVKFNALPSSRDRSDRWILNEKSGRLVSARSGMSIGLGDPVKVTVLAINLASRSMDLSITRLGLKKDATAAPVDKKNKPRTSGGRDPRRDLFTRDDVAQTKGHKRGFKRGRRGQRP, encoded by the coding sequence ATGCCCCGCAGATTTACTGACCGAATCATCCAACATTTGTCCCACGATGGCGAGCGCGCCATGGAGGCCGACGTGGTCGCACACCGGCTTCGAATCGAGGACGATGAGCGCGCCGCATTCCATGCCGCAGTCAAGCTGCTGGCGACCGACGGACGGATCGAACTCGACCCCAAGGGCCGCCTGCGCCTGCCCCTGCATGAGGACGAAGTGACCGGCCGCCTCTTCGTGACCCAGAAGGGCCATGGATTCGTGCGGCCCGACCGCGTCTCGCGCGACGGCGATCTTTTCCTGCAGGCGGGCAATCTCGGCGACGCCATGAGCGGCGACCGTGTGCGCTGCGCCGTGATCCGAAAGAATCGCAGCTGGTCGGCGCCGGTCCGCGGCGCGGCGAGCGAATCGGGCGTGACCGGGCGCGTCCTTGAAGTGCTTGAGCGCGGCCGGACCCGCTTCACGGGGACTTTGGCGCAGGATGGAAAGCGCTGGATCGTGCAGCCCGACGGCAAGGCTTTCCGCGGCGAACCCATCATCGTGCGAGATCCGCATGCGAAGGACGCCAAAGCCGGAGACAAGGTGACGCTGGATCTCGTCCGCTTCCCCTCCGAGGGAGTGCTGGCCGAGGGCGCCATCGTGGAGGTGCTCGGCCCCGCGGGACGGCCCGATGTCGAGACCTCTGCCGTGATGCGCCTCTTCCAGCTCAGCGAAGGCTTCAGCGAGAAAGTCGCGTCGGAGGCGGCGCTGGCGGCGATCTCCTTCGAGCGCGAGAGCGCCGGCCCCTGGAAAAAAGAAGAGCGGCTCGACCTCACTGACACACTGACCTGGACGATCGATCCGCCCGACGCCAAGGACTACGACGATGCCTGCTCGGTCCACTTCGACGCCGAAAGCAACACCTGGGAACTGATGGTGCACATCGCCGATGTCAGCCACTTCGTGACCCAGGGCTCCGAGCTGGACATGGAGGCCGCCGAGCGCGGCAACAGCACCTACCTGCCGCGGCGCGTGGTGCCCATGCTTCCCGAGACCCTTTCCAACGGCGTGTGCAGTTTGCAGGAAGGCGTGCCGCGCTTCTGCAAGACCTCCATCATGCGCTTCGACGCGCGGGGCCGCCCGCTGGAGTCGCACTTCGCCAGCACGGTGATCAAGAGCGACAAGCGCCTCACCTATCTCGAGGCGCAGAACCTGATCGATGGCCGCACCGCCGAGGCCAAGAAGCACGCGCGCAGCGACACCGAGCCGACCGACGAGGTGGTCGCCAACCTTCGGCTGGCCGACCAACTCGCCAAGATCCTGAAGAAGCGCCGCATGGCGCAGGGGCAATTGGTTCTGGATCTGCCCGTCTCGGTGCTGGTCTATGACGAGGCAGGACATGTCATCGACGCCGTGCCCGAGGACAATGCCTTCACGCACACCCTGATCGAGATGTTCATGGTGGAGGCCAACGAGTCGGTCGCCCGCCTTTTCGCCGAGCTCGACATCCCGCTGATCCGCCGCATCCATCCACCGCCCGCTTTCAAGACCATGGAAGAGCTGCGGACCTTCGCTCGAAGCGTGGGTTTCCGACTGCCCGACGAGCCGGAGCGCCAGGATCTGCTGGCGCTGCTGGAGAAGACCCGCGGCAGCGACTCCGCCCGCGCCGTCCACATGGCGGTGCTCAAGACGCTCTCCAAGGCCACCTACTCGCCCGCGATGATCGGGCACTACGCGCTGGCCAGCGAGCACTACACGCATTTCACCAGCCCAATCCGGCGCTATCCCGATCTGCTGGTGCACCGCGCCCTGCAGGCGTGGCTTGACCACACCGAGAATGGAACCGTAGTTCCCGGCGGCAAGAAACGCAAGGCGTTCCAGCATCAACTCGAAGGCGACGCCCGCTGCCTGGACGAGGTGCGCCTGGCCGAAGCCGGTCGCCACTGCTCCGACACCGAAGTCAACAGCGAATCCGCGGAGCGCGACCTGCGCGCCTTCCTGGTGCTGCAGTTCCTGCATGAGAACCACATGGGCGACGAGATGGACGCGGTGGTCACCAACCTGGCGCCGGCGGGCGTCTGGGTCAGCATCAACCGCTATCTCGCCGACGGGCTGGTGAAGTTCAACGCACTGCCTTCAAGCCGCGACCGCTCCGACCGGTGGATCCTCAACGAGAAGTCGGGGCGGCTGGTCAGCGCCCGCAGCGGCATGAGCATCGGTCTGGGCGATCCGGTCAAGGTCACCGTGCTGGCGATCAATCTGGCCAGCCGTTCGATGGACCTCTCCATCACACGGCTCGGTCTCAAGAAGGATGCGACCGCGGCGCCGGTCGACAAGAAGAACAAGCCGCGGACCTCGGGAGGGCGCGATCCGCGCCGAGACCTCTTCACGCGCGACGATGTCGCGCAGACCAAGGGCCACAAGCGAGGCTTCAAACGCGGACGCCGCGGCCAGCGGCCGTGA
- a CDS encoding dienelactone hydrolase family protein — translation MQTEIISYADDRMEYEGYAAFDDAERDRRPGVLIFHAWAGQDAFARLQAEKLAALGYVGFAVDMYGKGRRGNSTEENAALMQPLVQDRALLLSRAQAALNTLRHHPRVDRHRIAAIGFCFGGLCAMDVARAGLEGVRSVVSFHGLLGAPSGVTAGAKPLHTKILALHGWNDPMAKPADVLAWAKELTDSGCDWTLEAYGHRGHAFTNPQATDAAGGMQFCPLANRRAFAAMEDFLRETLAESPAASWAKCPVPG, via the coding sequence ATGCAAACCGAGATCATTTCCTACGCCGACGACCGGATGGAGTACGAGGGGTACGCCGCCTTTGACGATGCCGAAAGAGATCGTCGCCCCGGCGTGCTGATCTTCCACGCCTGGGCGGGCCAGGATGCCTTCGCCCGCCTGCAGGCGGAGAAATTGGCGGCGCTGGGATATGTCGGCTTCGCCGTGGACATGTATGGCAAGGGCCGCCGCGGCAACTCCACCGAGGAAAATGCCGCCCTCATGCAACCGCTGGTCCAGGACCGCGCCCTCTTGCTGTCGCGGGCGCAGGCGGCGCTGAACACGCTTCGCCACCATCCTCGAGTGGATCGACATCGAATCGCAGCGATCGGCTTCTGCTTCGGCGGCCTCTGCGCGATGGATGTGGCCCGCGCCGGTCTCGAAGGCGTGCGCAGTGTGGTGAGCTTTCATGGTTTGCTCGGAGCTCCATCCGGTGTGACCGCCGGCGCGAAGCCGCTGCACACCAAGATATTGGCGCTCCATGGCTGGAACGATCCCATGGCGAAGCCCGCGGATGTGCTTGCCTGGGCGAAGGAGTTGACCGATTCAGGATGCGACTGGACCCTTGAGGCCTACGGACATCGCGGTCATGCCTTCACGAATCCGCAGGCTACGGATGCTGCGGGCGGAATGCAATTCTGCCCGCTGGCGAATCGGCGTGCCTTCGCGGCGATGGAAGATTTCCTGCGCGAAACGCTTGCAGAGTCGCCGGCCGCGTCCTGGGCGAAATGTCCCGTGCCCGGCTGA
- a CDS encoding FG-GAP repeat protein, producing MEGWKVVAHCIVVCVCAVGPVRIGEGTPPGSGIMGGGIQAALPHGSAAPAAHSSAPMPPAWQWQSTIEPNANNFDWKLGAAVSIFERTLAVGPARDWDLGTDQGGVQMFAFSGRRWNQCAALSPPSGDGHSQFGASLALQNRMLLVGAPRDSEIAFEQGAAFVYRQTGEQWDLDATLRRSVVGAGDQFGAAVACDEHTLVIGAPKADEGAIDSGAVEVFERVGQSWRPVATLVSNPPVAGALFGLSIAIDGGRIVVGAPGDRTDGAYSGRAFIFTRGAGGWSLEASLSCPGGTRGWFGSAVSASQGRILIGAPRLVRAGRTDFDPRGAVFEFRRAKEGWFGAAAIMPADPLEGDSFGCAVALQKDRAVFGASADSRSGHLAGAAFAGSRNSEGLWSVDRLAPPDAAAGQLAGHAVALFGPRIVVGRLGNPEEDPAPGAVSVFVAASAPTPQREETTASAAQSSAVP from the coding sequence ATGGAAGGCTGGAAGGTCGTCGCCCATTGCATCGTGGTCTGCGTGTGCGCGGTGGGGCCCGTGCGCATCGGCGAAGGGACGCCGCCGGGAAGCGGCATCATGGGCGGAGGGATCCAAGCGGCGCTGCCGCATGGCAGTGCGGCACCCGCGGCCCATTCCTCCGCCCCGATGCCTCCGGCCTGGCAATGGCAGTCCACCATCGAGCCCAATGCCAACAACTTCGACTGGAAGCTGGGCGCCGCAGTTTCGATATTTGAGCGCACGCTCGCCGTCGGACCTGCGCGCGATTGGGACCTTGGAACAGACCAGGGCGGCGTGCAGATGTTTGCGTTCTCCGGTCGGCGCTGGAACCAGTGCGCGGCGCTGTCGCCGCCATCCGGCGACGGACACTCGCAGTTCGGCGCGTCACTTGCCCTTCAGAACCGGATGCTGTTGGTGGGCGCGCCGCGCGATTCCGAGATCGCCTTTGAACAAGGGGCGGCGTTCGTCTATCGGCAAACCGGCGAGCAATGGGATTTGGACGCGACGCTGCGAAGATCCGTCGTCGGCGCCGGAGACCAGTTCGGGGCGGCGGTCGCCTGCGACGAGCACACGCTGGTCATCGGTGCGCCCAAGGCGGACGAGGGGGCGATCGACTCAGGCGCCGTCGAGGTGTTCGAGCGCGTGGGCCAGTCCTGGCGCCCGGTCGCCACGCTGGTGTCCAATCCGCCAGTGGCCGGCGCGCTTTTCGGCCTCTCGATCGCCATCGACGGAGGGCGGATCGTGGTCGGCGCTCCAGGCGATCGAACGGATGGCGCGTACTCGGGCCGGGCCTTCATCTTCACGCGAGGCGCCGGAGGTTGGTCGCTCGAAGCCTCGCTCTCCTGCCCGGGCGGAACGCGCGGCTGGTTTGGCAGCGCCGTCTCCGCAAGCCAGGGCCGCATCCTGATCGGCGCGCCGCGGCTGGTCCGCGCCGGTCGGACGGACTTCGACCCGCGCGGAGCCGTGTTTGAATTTCGTCGTGCCAAGGAGGGATGGTTTGGCGCCGCGGCCATCATGCCTGCCGATCCACTTGAGGGGGACTCGTTCGGATGCGCTGTGGCGCTGCAAAAGGATCGCGCCGTGTTCGGAGCCAGCGCTGATTCACGCTCGGGGCATCTTGCCGGCGCCGCGTTCGCGGGATCGCGCAACTCCGAGGGTCTCTGGAGCGTGGATAGACTCGCGCCGCCTGACGCGGCCGCCGGGCAACTCGCGGGGCATGCGGTTGCATTGTTCGGTCCGCGCATCGTCGTCGGCCGCTTGGGAAATCCGGAGGAGGATCCCGCCCCAGGCGCGGTCTCGGTGTTCGTGGCCGCTTCCGCGCCGACGCCTCAGCGCGAGGAAACCACGGCGTCCGCGGCGCAATCCTCCGCCGTGCCGTAG
- a CDS encoding tRNA-dihydrouridine synthase family protein: protein MSVNLEPEEQAPRASREQAAEVARQFRMDPRIPATVPGFDAPFFQAGLAGYSDGAMRLVARRHGAPFCITEALLDRTLVNGGKGRRKEDPDLIASECGLGEVEDNQVAGLDDHPIAGQVMGTHPDEMAKAALILVKMGYDVIDVNLACPVKKIQKSNRGGHFLAHPREAIEVLKAVRQAVPASVPCTVKMRRAWDDTPEMAGNFEMVFDAAYEIGYAWAVVHARTVLQKYQGFARWEVLRDLVSRRPDRIVMGSGDVWSAWDIFHMLHLCGVHAVSVARGCIGNPWIFTQARDLMAGRTPRLPSLAEQREALLQHCQFAQTIHGERNAGRRMRKFGIKFAAHHPSELEVKNDFIQCETMEQWRSVIARHYGTAEDCAADAVVSSR, encoded by the coding sequence GTGAGCGTCAACCTCGAACCCGAAGAACAGGCACCGCGCGCCTCGCGCGAGCAGGCGGCCGAAGTAGCCCGCCAATTCCGGATGGACCCGCGGATTCCCGCGACGGTCCCCGGCTTCGACGCCCCGTTTTTCCAGGCGGGGCTCGCCGGCTACAGCGATGGCGCCATGCGCCTGGTGGCGCGGCGGCATGGCGCGCCCTTCTGCATCACCGAGGCGCTGCTGGATCGGACCCTGGTCAACGGCGGCAAGGGCCGCCGCAAGGAGGATCCGGATCTGATCGCCAGCGAGTGCGGGCTGGGCGAAGTCGAGGACAACCAGGTCGCGGGGCTGGACGACCATCCGATCGCAGGCCAGGTCATGGGCACACATCCCGACGAGATGGCCAAGGCGGCGCTGATCCTGGTCAAGATGGGCTACGACGTGATCGACGTCAACCTTGCCTGCCCCGTCAAGAAGATCCAGAAGTCCAACCGCGGCGGGCACTTCCTCGCCCATCCGCGCGAGGCGATCGAGGTGCTCAAGGCGGTTCGGCAGGCGGTTCCCGCGTCGGTGCCCTGCACGGTCAAGATGCGCCGCGCCTGGGACGACACTCCCGAGATGGCGGGGAACTTCGAGATGGTCTTCGACGCCGCCTACGAGATCGGCTACGCGTGGGCGGTGGTGCATGCCCGCACCGTCCTCCAGAAGTACCAGGGGTTCGCGCGCTGGGAGGTGCTCAGGGATCTCGTGTCGCGACGGCCCGATCGGATCGTGATGGGTTCCGGCGATGTGTGGAGCGCCTGGGACATCTTTCACATGTTGCACCTGTGCGGCGTGCACGCGGTGAGCGTGGCCCGCGGCTGCATCGGCAATCCCTGGATCTTCACCCAGGCCCGCGATCTGATGGCGGGGCGCACGCCGCGACTTCCCTCGCTCGCCGAGCAGCGCGAGGCGCTGCTGCAGCATTGCCAGTTCGCCCAGACGATCCACGGCGAGCGCAACGCCGGGCGGCGGATGCGCAAGTTCGGCATCAAGTTCGCCGCCCACCATCCGAGCGAGCTGGAAGTGAAGAACGATTTCATCCAGTGCGAAACCATGGAGCAGTGGCGGAGCGTGATCGCGCGGCACTACGGCACGGCGGAGGATTGCGCCGCGGACGCCGTGGTTTCCTCGCGCTGA
- a CDS encoding Gfo/Idh/MocA family oxidoreductase codes for MTKTTSNQAAESSALSPRLANLWNPSRRTFIRSAAAFAVLPLMPRLEPRFQLGPNQRLQLAKVAVGGMGESDLEQLSAHPNVDIVALCDVDSQEKSKLSAKFPKAQWFSDWREMFAKLGDKFDAVSVSTPDHMHAPIAMSAMQMGKHVYCQKPLAHSAYENRMLADFAKANSKVVTQMGTQRSAMIGRRQQLQLLNEGIVGKISAIHAWSDRPMGWWPQGKPMPTGSEKPPEWLSWDLWLGVAPTRPYVKDAYAPFMWRGTYDFGCGALGDMGCHILDYPFLAAKLGLPTSVRCDCTDATEDEFPTKETITLKYAPTDRTVAEGVTVTWYDGGLRPTNAQMGIPDGVDIRGNAAVVIGEKGVMLCPLDPERADPKDPKKLALTDEPQVWDKNKKAIALNLPKLETRNHWHHWVDGCFGKTKPEANFAFAGLLCESLSVGAAASHFANRDLQYDPKSFAFSNEPKGAQFLKTKYRDGWSVKGLS; via the coding sequence ATGACGAAAACCACTTCGAATCAAGCGGCCGAGTCTTCCGCCCTCAGCCCTCGTTTGGCGAACCTCTGGAATCCCTCCCGGCGCACCTTCATCCGCAGCGCCGCCGCCTTCGCCGTGCTTCCGCTGATGCCGCGCCTCGAGCCGCGCTTCCAGCTGGGGCCGAACCAGCGTCTTCAGCTCGCCAAGGTCGCCGTCGGCGGCATGGGGGAGTCCGATCTGGAGCAGCTCTCCGCGCACCCGAACGTCGACATTGTCGCGCTCTGCGACGTCGATTCACAGGAAAAGTCGAAGCTGTCCGCGAAGTTTCCCAAGGCGCAGTGGTTTTCCGATTGGCGCGAAATGTTCGCCAAGCTTGGCGACAAGTTCGACGCCGTCTCGGTGTCGACCCCCGACCACATGCACGCGCCGATCGCCATGAGCGCCATGCAGATGGGCAAGCACGTCTACTGCCAGAAGCCCCTGGCGCACTCCGCCTACGAGAACCGGATGCTGGCCGACTTCGCCAAGGCGAACTCCAAGGTGGTTACGCAGATGGGAACGCAGCGATCCGCCATGATCGGGCGCCGTCAGCAGCTGCAGCTCCTCAACGAGGGCATCGTCGGAAAAATCAGCGCCATCCATGCGTGGAGCGATCGGCCCATGGGCTGGTGGCCGCAGGGCAAGCCCATGCCGACCGGCTCGGAGAAGCCGCCGGAATGGCTCTCTTGGGACCTCTGGCTGGGCGTCGCGCCGACCCGCCCCTATGTGAAGGACGCTTACGCCCCCTTCATGTGGCGCGGCACCTACGACTTCGGCTGCGGCGCGCTGGGCGACATGGGCTGCCACATCCTTGACTATCCCTTCCTGGCGGCGAAGCTGGGGCTGCCGACCTCTGTTCGCTGCGACTGCACCGACGCGACCGAGGATGAGTTCCCGACCAAGGAGACCATCACATTGAAGTACGCGCCGACCGACCGGACCGTGGCGGAGGGCGTGACCGTGACCTGGTATGACGGCGGGCTTCGGCCGACCAACGCCCAGATGGGCATACCGGATGGCGTCGACATCCGCGGCAACGCGGCGGTGGTGATCGGCGAGAAAGGCGTGATGCTCTGCCCGCTGGATCCGGAGCGCGCCGACCCGAAGGATCCCAAGAAGCTCGCCCTCACCGACGAGCCGCAGGTCTGGGACAAGAACAAGAAGGCGATCGCGCTGAACCTGCCCAAGTTGGAGACCCGCAACCACTGGCACCACTGGGTGGATGGGTGCTTCGGCAAGACCAAGCCCGAGGCCAATTTCGCCTTCGCGGGACTGCTCTGCGAAAGCCTGAGCGTGGGCGCGGCGGCGAGCCATTTCGCCAATCGCGATCTGCAGTACGACCCGAAGAGCTTCGCCTTCTCCAACGAGCCCAAGGGCGCTCAGTTCCTGAAGACCAAGTACCGGGACGGATGGAGCGTCAAGGGACTCTCCTGA
- a CDS encoding FG-GAP-like repeat-containing protein, producing MRFSRNTFLMACCALVLGLASPSSAGWVINDKLTAYPAITKEKFGCSVATDGNWLAVGATDTAIVGFRSTGAVHLFERVGDQWLFRQTLFHPAPFSFQAFGNAVALRQDHLVVGSWGSNGFAGRAFVYTRGGDGRWTLAATLEAADPQPAKPALFGWSVSLDMPSSGPGVIAVGRVNDTINSTGAIYVFEGRDGTWTQVSKLTASDATRSDQLGTSLSVRDGTLVAGVPRRRVAYIFTRSMVGDTPVWSQTAKLSAAASALGDNFGFSVASAGNFVAVGAPSRLGSAGESRAGAVVIFYSNGTIWQEGATITARSEISGDSFGYAVGAAPLPNSVQGIVVGSALSRDTPLANSGAAFAFRGSANSWKLDDTDLWTSAAVANQNIGKSLGISSDGSVVALATDGPTNSTGGAFPFVFDAASSSGSGATSGSSGGGSSGSGGSGSGGSGGGGSSGSGGSGDTGSAGGPGDDPADTFGAGGNVRPVNALSPLQNNIGMVSDTLVADNAVSQTITGLQLAHPETLNAELQASPLLLATYPGNLRLVAVADCNGDGGSDLLWQDRNTNEVVLWTRDGTTITKTKVVATPAAGVTAVAAYDVQGDGSADDILLLNPATSTLSVVNMYDGEAVNTVDLAMPGGGWRPVPYPFIANSVLIRNPGTGELRRITMPDTGVDSRTIEVGSPPASYEIQAIGDLDADGQPDLVARSAADDQVRFYLMNGNSISQVCTGIPTGHWNVTGLRDFDSNGVLDLLLSESGGDRRIVVLYMQVLSNIPQIKSNQVVGRLGMGGVVGLGTR from the coding sequence ATGCGATTCAGCCGCAACACATTCCTGATGGCCTGCTGCGCCCTTGTCCTGGGCTTGGCCTCTCCATCAAGCGCGGGCTGGGTCATCAATGACAAGCTGACCGCCTACCCCGCGATCACCAAGGAAAAATTCGGATGCTCCGTGGCGACGGATGGCAACTGGCTCGCGGTCGGCGCCACCGACACCGCCATCGTTGGATTTCGATCGACCGGCGCCGTCCATCTCTTCGAGCGTGTCGGCGATCAATGGCTTTTTCGACAGACGCTTTTCCATCCGGCGCCCTTTTCCTTCCAGGCCTTCGGCAACGCGGTGGCGCTGCGGCAGGATCATCTGGTCGTCGGCTCGTGGGGAAGCAACGGCTTCGCGGGCCGCGCCTTTGTCTACACGCGCGGAGGTGATGGCCGCTGGACGCTCGCCGCGACGCTTGAAGCGGCCGATCCCCAGCCTGCCAAGCCGGCTCTCTTCGGCTGGAGCGTTTCGCTGGACATGCCCTCATCGGGACCCGGAGTCATCGCGGTCGGGCGCGTGAACGACACGATCAACAGCACCGGCGCAATCTATGTGTTCGAAGGGCGCGACGGAACCTGGACCCAGGTGTCCAAGCTCACGGCCTCCGACGCAACGCGCTCCGACCAGCTTGGAACAAGCCTTTCCGTTCGAGATGGAACCTTGGTCGCCGGCGTTCCCCGCCGGCGCGTTGCCTACATCTTCACGCGCTCGATGGTCGGGGACACGCCGGTGTGGAGCCAGACCGCGAAGCTGTCCGCCGCGGCGTCGGCGCTGGGCGACAACTTCGGATTCAGCGTGGCCAGCGCCGGAAATTTCGTCGCCGTCGGAGCGCCCAGCCGCCTGGGCAGCGCGGGCGAAAGCCGCGCTGGAGCCGTGGTCATTTTCTACAGCAACGGCACGATCTGGCAGGAAGGCGCGACGATCACCGCGCGCTCGGAGATTTCGGGCGACTCCTTCGGCTACGCCGTCGGCGCCGCGCCACTGCCCAACTCTGTCCAGGGGATCGTGGTCGGGTCGGCTCTTTCGCGCGACACGCCGCTGGCCAACTCCGGCGCCGCCTTCGCCTTCCGCGGCTCGGCAAATTCCTGGAAGCTGGATGACACGGATCTCTGGACCTCGGCGGCGGTGGCCAATCAGAACATCGGCAAGTCGCTGGGCATCTCCTCCGATGGATCCGTGGTGGCGCTGGCCACCGACGGCCCGACGAATTCCACCGGCGGCGCCTTTCCTTTCGTGTTCGACGCCGCCTCGTCTTCCGGAAGCGGCGCCACGAGCGGCTCATCGGGAGGCGGCTCGTCGGGCAGTGGAGGTTCGGGAAGCGGCGGCTCCGGCGGCGGAGGCTCGTCGGGAAGCGGAGGTTCCGGCGACACCGGCTCCGCAGGCGGACCGGGCGATGATCCGGCCGACACCTTCGGCGCCGGCGGCAATGTCCGTCCGGTCAATGCCCTCTCGCCGCTGCAGAACAACATCGGCATGGTGAGCGACACTCTGGTCGCGGACAACGCCGTCAGCCAGACGATCACAGGACTGCAGCTCGCCCACCCCGAGACGCTCAATGCAGAACTTCAGGCCAGCCCGCTGCTGCTGGCCACCTATCCGGGCAACCTTCGGCTGGTCGCGGTCGCCGACTGCAACGGCGACGGAGGCAGCGATCTGCTCTGGCAGGATCGAAACACCAACGAGGTGGTGCTGTGGACCCGCGATGGAACCACGATCACCAAGACCAAGGTGGTCGCGACTCCCGCCGCCGGAGTCACCGCGGTCGCCGCTTACGACGTGCAGGGCGACGGCAGCGCCGACGACATCCTGCTGCTCAATCCCGCGACCTCGACGCTGAGCGTTGTGAACATGTACGACGGCGAGGCGGTCAACACGGTCGATCTGGCGATGCCGGGCGGCGGATGGCGACCGGTGCCCTATCCCTTCATCGCCAACTCGGTGCTGATCCGCAACCCGGGCACTGGCGAGCTTCGGCGCATCACCATGCCGGACACAGGCGTCGACTCGCGCACCATCGAGGTGGGTTCGCCCCCCGCGAGCTACGAAATCCAGGCGATCGGCGATCTCGACGCTGACGGTCAGCCCGACCTGGTGGCGCGCAGCGCCGCCGACGATCAGGTCCGCTTCTACCTCATGAACGGCAATTCCATTTCGCAGGTGTGCACGGGCATTCCAACCGGGCACTGGAACGTCACGGGCTTGCGCGACTTCGACAGCAACGGCGTCCTCGACCTGCTGCTGAGCGAATCCGGCGGCGACCGTCGCATCGTCGTGCTCTACATGCAGGTGCTCAGCAACATTCCGCAGATCAAGAGCAACCAAGTGGTCGGGCGCCTCGGCATGGGCGGCGTCGTCGGCCTAGGCACCCGTTGA
- a CDS encoding MBL fold metallo-hydrolase, translated as MHIHPLDVGYLELPGAANAYLIEGPEGFAMVECGTAVTWPALEAKLEECGVHPTQIEDLFLTHIHLDHAGAAGHLAACGARIWVHPFGHPHLIDPEKLLASSRRVHGAMYERYYGDLWPVPPTQAHAVDDGGIVSAAGLQFRAIETAGHARHHHAWQLDSDGHRHIFVGDVLGIAMPESGFISIPTPPPEFDPAAWKRSLQKLRDAEPTHLWLTHGGLRSESAATARQYIDRVEARLDEERAELRHLAQAVVASGPRESEAHRIALSKAVDDYRAWLHPKAEAAGVTAPHFKAFLGDYFLRMNLQGAVRLASTGA; from the coding sequence GTGCACATCCATCCTCTCGACGTCGGCTACCTGGAGCTTCCCGGCGCGGCCAACGCCTACCTGATCGAGGGGCCAGAGGGATTTGCGATGGTCGAATGCGGTACGGCCGTGACCTGGCCTGCGCTCGAGGCGAAGTTGGAAGAATGCGGTGTGCATCCGACTCAGATCGAGGATCTCTTTCTCACCCACATTCATCTGGACCATGCGGGAGCGGCGGGTCATCTCGCGGCATGCGGCGCCCGGATCTGGGTCCATCCCTTCGGTCATCCGCACCTGATCGATCCGGAAAAATTGCTCGCCAGCAGTCGGCGCGTGCATGGAGCGATGTACGAGCGCTATTACGGCGACCTCTGGCCGGTGCCGCCCACGCAGGCGCATGCCGTCGATGACGGAGGAATCGTCTCCGCCGCGGGACTTCAATTCCGCGCCATTGAAACAGCAGGTCACGCGCGGCATCACCACGCCTGGCAACTCGACTCCGACGGTCATCGCCACATCTTCGTCGGGGATGTACTCGGCATCGCCATGCCCGAGAGCGGTTTCATCTCCATTCCCACTCCGCCGCCCGAGTTCGATCCAGCCGCATGGAAGCGAAGCCTGCAGAAATTGCGCGATGCGGAACCGACCCATCTCTGGCTCACGCATGGAGGGCTTCGATCGGAGAGCGCCGCCACTGCGCGGCAGTACATCGACCGCGTGGAAGCCCGGCTCGACGAGGAGAGAGCGGAGCTCCGTCATCTTGCCCAGGCGGTCGTCGCCAGCGGGCCGCGCGAGAGCGAGGCGCATCGGATCGCGCTCTCGAAGGCTGTCGACGACTATCGCGCCTGGCTCCACCCGAAGGCGGAAGCCGCCGGCGTGACGGCGCCGCACTTCAAGGCCTTCCTCGGCGATTATTTTCTGCGGATGAATCTGCAGGGTGCGGTCCGGCTCGCCTCAACGGGTGCCTAG